The Salvelinus alpinus chromosome 22, SLU_Salpinus.1, whole genome shotgun sequence DNA window TGAGAATAGTCTATGCCTAGGCGTATAGACTTCAACTTTCATTATTGTTCTTTCTGAAAGTGGCAACTTTAGGACAATACCTTCTTAGGCTATTATAATATTTGGGAAATAAGCTGCTGTTCATAACTTTAACTCGTTTTAAAGGATTTTTCCAGCCCCCACACAGAATGTATTTCTTAATAATCTTAAACTTGATTAAACTTTTCCATAGGCTATTGATATTGTTTGTTCTCTCTCATTATTAGTCGCCTGGCTACCTATTCAAACAAACGTATGAGATGGGACTACGTTACATGAATTCATTGCTTGATCGGAAGAAAGCCATGCATGCATAAAATGATGAAAGCGTAGCCTAGCCCAAAATCATATTCATAGCCTATCGAATGGAAAGAGAAGGGAATATAGCCTGTTTTTTTTAAAACAGCTAGACAGCGTCCGTTATCTAAGGCTTGTCCGGGATATACACCGAGTGtaaaaaaacattaggaacacctgctctttcccatGAAATCAGCCTGGTCTTCTAGACTAGACGTTAGATAGTACATGTAAAtcagggacactcaaattagtacatgttacgtttggtatggttacataagacagatggttacttaaggcaaatataaaagtagggtggttggtcggggtggatggtaTAACGCGAacttctagcaacccaaaggttgtgagttcgAATATCGTCACAAACgcctttagcattttagctaattagcaaatattaaactacttactactttttagccactttgcaactacttagctaaCCCTTCCACTAACCTTAgctctttaacctaactcctaaacttaaccctaacccctagccgaGATAACGTAAGCCAGCTACCTAACTAGTGCGTTAGAGCGttcggccagtaaccgaaaggttgctggatcaaatccccgagctgacaaggtaaaaatatgtcgttctgcccctgagcaaggcagttaacccactgttccccgggcgtcgaggacgtggatgtcgattatggcagccccccccaccaccctgattcagaggggttgggttaaatgcggaagacacatttcagttgaatgcattcagtttccctttaacgttagccacctagccacctagctagaattcaaaACATATCAaacgttttgcaaattcataacatataatacgaattgtaattcgtaacatatcatacgaaatgggtgatggccatccacaaattaatacataccatatcaACCGAAATGGAGTTTCTCGGATTTAAGTACAGAGTAAAactaaatgctctgagaccaggttgaagacatagactgaccaggtgaatccaggtgaaagctatgatcccttatagaTGTCACTGTTCAATCcacatcaatcagtgtagatgaaggggagcagACAGGATAagaagatttttaagccttgagacaattgagacatggattgtttatgtgtgccattcaaaggggtgaatgggcaagacaaaagacttAAGTGCCTTTCAACGGGGTAtgccagacgcaccggtttgagtgtgtcaataactacaacactgctgggtttgtcacagtttcctatgtgtatcaagaatggtccaccacctaaaggacatccagccaacttgacacaaccgagggaagtgttggagtcaacatgggccagcatccctgtgaaacgttatagagtccattccccgacaaattgagcgtgttctgagggcaaaagggggtgcaactcaatattaggaaagtgttcctaatgtttgtagaCTCAGTATATATGTaatcattgttgatagacaatacTGTCAGTATATCGCCCAACCATAATACACACAGATTTGTGTCTGAAAAAAATTGCTACTTGAAATATGTCTGCTTAATACGGATGGTAGATAATGTACCTCGGGATGACATTCCAAGTCCCTACAAGTCATCATGAGGAAGCTGAACTATTTTGGGGACATTTTCAATCACCTCTCTCTGGAGACCCggagtggagaggtagagagcgaTGTTGTTGATCAGAGATGTCCTTGaaggttttatttttaatacaggcTACTTGGGACAGGAATGGAAGCAAAGGACACATTTCTTTAGAGTTCTGAACCAGGTGAATAGTCTGCATAAGCTGCTACTACTAGCATACTGCCTATACTCTCTGTTAGGGAAGATGTTTACATAAAAAATGTGGTTAAACTGTATGCCAAACTTATATGTACACTGTATTACCGAAGTGCTATATTTTACAATAATACAATTCCAGCTTGCTACATGGATTTGCCCAACGACAATCAGATGTAGTTGACACACAGCTTTTCTAGCCGTTATGACCTCTGCAAACTGACCTGTGTCACTATATAAAACATGCAGTGGATAAATTAAATACTGTGTGATAGTTGGTAAATGACTGTACTGTACATAAATGTTTCTGTAAAAATCATAAAAACATTTAACTTTACCTTGTCATAAGTCTTGTCCACGCTGTCCTTTATTTCTCCCTCTGGCATGTGCACTGGGTTGTCATCAGTTTGGTCTGTGTCCTGAGACGGGGTCATTGTGTCCTCTTTTCCAAGTCCTTTTAGTTCAGTTTCCCTGTACTCCACCACGTCTATATCCTCCTGTTGCTCAACTGTgtcccctgtctctttctcagCGTCCTCTTGCTGCAGCTCTGCAGCTCTAACCTCGTTTGAAGGACCTTGTTGATATGCGTGTGAAATGGATTTTTCACCCATTTCCGCGTCATCGATGTAAGGATTATCATTCTCTTGCTTATTTTCCATCTTAGTAGAATCCTCCGGAGAGATGTCTTCACCCATTTCCTTCTTACTTAGATCCTTGTTCTCATGATCAGTTTCATCCTCTTGTTTCTGCTCTATTTGAGAGGCCTGTTGATTAGGAGTGAGGACGTTCACCTTACTCAGTTTCTCCCCATCTTCGTCACTTGAATCACTGGAATCAGATTTGTAATCTTGTTCCACTTCTATATCAGAAGCCTCATGCTCCATTGCCATTATCTGAGCTTCAGCCTCAGCAGTGACTGCCTCCGCTTCCCCTTCGATGTTAGTGTTCGGTTCAACAGAGTCTTGAGTATAATGTCCAACAAGGCCCGTTTCTTCCTCAGCATCCTCCGACACAACATCTGGTCGTTCTGCCTCAGTTTGTGAAGCCTCGACCGAACCTTCCTCCTCTGGCTGCTGTTCATACATTTTGACCTTAAGGGTTTTAGGTACCTCCTCAGTGCTGATCTGAACAAGACTTTCCTCCTTTTGTTCTTCATCATCACCTAAAACACTTTCATTATCTGACAAGATTCTGGAGGCATCATCAATGGAGGATGCAACTTCATGCGTTTGCCCAGTATATGTTGTGGAAACAATTAGATTTTCTATTCCTTCCTCTTCTGGAACACCCCCTGAATTGTCAGTTGTTTCCTGTAGAATAGGTTCAGGGGATTCAGTTTGGGGTGGTGATAATCGTCCACTGATTTCAACCATGAGCGATATTGTTTTCTCCTGAGCATCAGCAAGATCTTGATCTTTGAAGCCTTCACTGAGGCCATCCTCTGCAGTgccttgttcctctctctcttttgtcccTCTTAGTTCTTCAGCACATACATCTATATTGAAAAGGCCAGTGAATGAGACTTCCTGAGTAAGTTCAAATTCACTACTGCGGTTCATTTCGTTTGAGCTTCCGAGAATGGCATCATCACCAGTGCTGATTTCCTGAGAAGTGTGTTCTTCTCCCTCTTCAGTCTTCCTCAGTTCTTCAGCACATACATCCACATTTGAAAGCCCACTGAGTGAGATGTCCTCACTGGGCTCAAATTCAGAGAGGCATACCACTTTGTCAGCTCTTTCATTCATCTCTTTGCCTGTCATGTTGACATCCATATCTGTGAGTCTATTGTCTGATACCTCTGAGGGATATATTTGCATTGAAATCACATCTTTATCTGTGATATTGACCATTTCATCTTTTCCTTGACTTTCAGTTCCCTGCACATCTTCACAGACATCGAGGTTTGAGTTTGTGGGAGATGGAATCCCAACTGGCTCAATATTACCAGTTTCCTCTTCTGTTTGAGATTCAGTCAGCTCATCCTTTTTCCTGAGAATTAATACATAATTATATAAATGACGGCTATTATAAAATAAGTATTAAAATGTACTGAATGTCAATGTTTTCTCTGTCCTTATACATCCTGACTCCTTTGAcaatggtctcctcctcatcttctgACTCAAACTGGTTTCTTTCTGAGGTCGTGAACATTGTGGCTCCCTTACTCATTTCGTAGAATATCAGGGTGCTTGCCTGCTTCATAAAAACCCAGACCTTTTCCAGACTTTTCCCATAGCTAACGTATGTACCTCAACCTTTCTCATTTGCAGAAAATACTGTGGGGAGATGACTGATCTTGGGAGTGATGATTTAATGTCAGTATTTTCCTTTCGGGAATTGAGAGGGCTATTTTAGGCCTACGATATtggggtcgttccaccaatttggTGCCTATCGGAGAAGTGTAACTTGGTTcttattttttttgttgatttcaccaAAATGTAaaattctgtcataaagagcacatattCAATGTCATAAAAaaacgtaacagggttgacgatcatcttaaatcagccatgaatccCCTTGCGACAGGGGGAAAGAAacgtgttgtgtgcaacagggagtagcaattgaatgcaagctttaCAAAAACACTTTAACTGTTAAAACATTTCTTGCCTGTCGTtctgtgggtaacagggttgacgtgttatgctcgacctgCTCAGTttaaccacaaaacaccagaaaatgtccAGAAagtgtagaaccagctcacctgcttttacactatgattatACTCATGTTTAATGTTTATTttggaaaaaatattttttaaaaggaatggtttcaccatattaaaacgagagttcagttcacgtaacagggttgaccttaaaaggacagatgtaaatgaatcacattaaataaataatcatcgtCAGAAATGACTGTCAAAGCAACACAATAACTAGGGATTTACAATTATGGTGAAACCTTTGGGGTTAAGTCAGTTAAACatgttggggttaagtgggttaaaactTCCTAGAAGTGACACAGGGTTGACAGAGTTTTCAAAATGCGGAATTTAGGCACTTTAGCAAGGCTTTAGTCATATACAAAATtggatttattgaattctccatgttgTCTATATTCAAGGGAACTAAATTGAATACTGAAtcacaggcttttaaaattaaatattggtgcacaatttctacttaaaatatcacgGGATGCAAAAGGCGCGCTTTTCCTTTCTTTATCTATATTTTCCACAaggtttgtatgtgtgtctttgTTAACCAAAAGCATTGTAGCAAATTCACCAtgaatttttttctctcactatGGCAAATACCCTTATGTTAACTGGAATAATCATTCATAATGATCAATAAGACAACACTGCAATTGAGCCAAATGTATTTTCTCACGAAAAACGTTTTTTTGTTGGTCTCTCTTGTCCTTTTCTTTCAATTAAATATGTGGTGGAAAAAAGCTGTCTGATGCTGTCCCTCTCCTTGGGTGTAGACAATGTACTGAGATGAGACTCACTTCGAAATCTTCAGAGTTGCATCAGCTGGACTGGTGTTGACTTGATTCGGTGAGTTCTGTTTTGAGCAGAATATAGAACATTTAGCATGATATACTGATAAAGGCCCGCCAGTATCATATTTAGGTGTACTTGCGAAGAAAAGCACAACTCTAGATTTCTTACACACTCATATTATTATTCGATGTATTTAGCCTGCTCAAGAGCTTAAACGACTGCCCCGAGTCAGGCTGCTTGAGAACATATTTTTGATAGCATTTACACTTTTTGAACTATAACAATACTTAAATGAGCCCCTAAATGAATTTcagtgaagaagaaaaaaaaaggccCATACACTAGAAGCTAGACCTATCTCCTCCTACACATTTAAGCTATCAACACCAAACCAACGTTGAGATGTTCAGACTGGCCCAACTTAAATTGCTGGTCAAAGGATATTTGATACTATAACCATTTAGAATGTGCATACATTTAACATGGGTTTGAATGAGAACCATAGGAATACACTGGTTGCTCTTGAAAATGATCCTGCTCCTTGGTTACCAACTTTAAAACGTTCAGGTAATCCTAActtcaaattctctaaaaccttTATTACCTATAACTACATACAGTAAAAGGGCATACACTAGCACAAAATAACTCACAaactcttgaaccgttcaagctagagacACACAAACCAACTTTTACATTTTTAGGCTATCCTTACCTCCGATTCTTAAAAACATTTATCAACTCTAACTATATAAACGTGCAAACATTAGCATAAATTAATTCACTAATAGCAACCCTTGAACTGTTCAAGCGAAAGACACCAATCCAACTTTCACATGTTCAAGGTTATCCTGACTTATAATGATTTAAAATCATTATCACTATAACTATATACATTTGCATAATTAGCATGAAATAACTCAGAAACAGTaactcttgaaccgttcaagctaAAGGCACCAAACCAACTTTTacatgttcaggctatcctatcCAATCAATACATCGattaaatcaaatttgatttgtcacatacgctgaatacaacaggtgtataccaTGAAATAATTACTTAAAGtaccacaataaaataacaataccgaggctaaatacagggggtaccggtaccgagtcaacgtGCGTGGTACACGTtagggttagtcgaggtaatttgtacatgtaggtagggttaaagtgactatgaatagataataaacagcggtagcagagagaacagtctatgacttcggtgactggagtcttgacaatttttggggccttcctctgacaccgcctagtatagagttcctgtatggcaggaagcttggctccagtgatgtactgggccatacgcattaccttctgtagcgccttatggtcagatgccgagcagttgccataccagtcggtgatgcaaccagtcaggatgctagcgatggtgcagctgtataactcctgagggggaaaaggtgttgccgtgccttcttcacgactgttttggtgtgtttggaccatgaggaagcccgtcaggaagtccaggatccagttgccaaGGGaggtatttacagttgaagtctgaagtttacatacacctcagccaaatacatttaaactcagtttttcacaattcctgacatttaatcctagtaaaaaattccctgtcttaggtcagttaggatcaccactttattttaagaatgtgaaatgtcagaataatagtagagagaatgatttatttcagcttttatttctttcatcacattcccagtgggtcagaagtttacatacactcaattagtatttggtagcattgcctttaaattgtttaacttgggtcaaacgtttcaggtagccttccacaagcttcccacaacaagttgggtgaattttgtcccattcctcctgacagagctggtgtaattgagtcaggtttgtaggcctccttgttcacacatgctttttcagttctgcccacaaatcttctataagagtgaggtcagggctttgtgatggccactccaataccttgacttgtccttaagccactttgccacaactttggaagtttgcatggggtcattgtccatttggaagacccattcgggaccaagctttaacttccggactgatgttgcttcaatatatccacataattttccttcctcatgtcatctattttgtgaagtgcaccagtccctcctgcagcaatgcacccccacaacatgatgctgccacccccgtgctacacggttgggatggtgtccttcGGCTTGCCAGCCCCCCTCTTTTttctccaaatataacgatggtcattatggccaaacagttctatttttgtttcatcagaccagaggacatttctccaaatagtacgatctttgtccccatgtccagttgcaaaccgtagtctggcttttatatggtgattttggagcagtggcttcttcc harbors:
- the LOC139549256 gene encoding uncharacterized protein isoform X2: MSVPFSNTHLRVPRGFGNILEGLAREVLRDQPKDIPTFAALYFTALLKEREDSGLDPAEWCARLEDRFYNNHAFKNSPNQVNTSPADATLKISKKKDELTESQTEEETGNIEPVGIPSPTNSNLDVCEDVQGTESQGKDEMVNITDKDVISMQIYPSEVSDNRLTDMDVNMTGKEMNERADKVVCLSEFEPSEDISLSGLSNVDVCAEELRKTEEGEEHTSQEISTGDDAILGSSNEMNRSSEFELTQEVSFTGLFNIDVCAEELRGTKEREEQGTAEDGLSEGFKDQDLADAQEKTISLMVEISGRLSPPQTESPEPILQETTDNSGGVPEEEGIENLIVSTTYTGQTHEVASSIDDASRILSDNESVLGDDEEQKEESLVQISTEEVPKTLKVKMYEQQPEEEGSVEASQTEAERPDVVSEDAEEETGLVGHYTQDSVEPNTNIEGEAEAVTAEAEAQIMAMEHEASDIEVEQDYKSDSSDSSDEDGEKLSKVNVLTPNQQASQIEQKQEDETDHENKDLSKKEMGEDISPEDSTKMENKQENDNPYIDDAEMGEKSISHAYQQGPSNEVRAAELQQEDAEKETGDTVEQQEDIDVVEYRETELKGLGKEDTMTPSQDTDQTDDNPVHMPEGEIKDSVDKTYDKEECSQPQEEEDIMDIPLDDPEANKAAAKIQAGFRGHMTRKKIKPADKPEGEEEEEESQEAQTE
- the LOC139549256 gene encoding uncharacterized protein isoform X1, yielding MSVPFSNTHLRVPRGFGNILEGLAREVLRDQPKDIPTFAALYFTALLKEREDSGLDPAEWCARLEDRFYNNHAFKNSPNQVNTSPADATLKISKKKDELTESQTEEETGNIEPVGIPSPTNSNLDVCEDVQGTESQGKDEMVNITDKDVISMQIYPSEVSDNRLTDMDVNMTGKEMNERADKVVCLSEFEPSEDISLSGLSNVDVCAEELRKTEEGEEHTSQEISTGDDAILGSSNEMNRSSEFELTQEVSFTGLFNIDVCAEELRGTKEREEQGTAEDGLSEGFKDQDLADAQEKTISLMVEISGRLSPPQTESPEPILQETTDNSGGVPEEEGIENLIVSTTYTGQTHEVASSIDDASRILSDNESVLGDDEEQKEESLVQISTEEVPKTLKVKMYEQQPEEEGSVEASQTEAERPDVVSEDAEEETGLVGHYTQDSVEPNTNIEGEAEAVTAEAEAQIMAMEHEASDIEVEQDYKSDSSDSSDEDGEKLSKVNVLTPNQQASQIEQKQEDETDHENKDLSKKEMGEDISPEDSTKMENKQENDNPYIDDAEMGEKSISHAYQQGPSNEVRAAELQQEDAEKETGDTVEQQEDIDVVEYRETELKGLGKEDTMTPSQDTDQTDDNPVHMPEGEIKDSVDKTYDKEECSQPQEEEDIMDIPLDDPEANKAAAKIQAGFRGHMTRKKIKPADKPEGEEEEEEVSSSGEALNGNQGGTESGGSDGVERDDTSVPEQ